The proteins below come from a single Zhouia spongiae genomic window:
- a CDS encoding deoxycytidylate deaminase: MTDKKQLRYDKAYLRMAVEWGKLSHCKRKQVGAIIVKGRMIISDGYNGTPTGFENPCEDEEGYTKWYVLHAEANAILKVASSTHSCNGATLYLTLSPCKECSKLIHQAGIKRVVYISQYKDDSGLQFLAKAGVQLEQISDIEGE, from the coding sequence ATGACTGACAAAAAGCAATTACGTTACGACAAAGCATATTTGAGAATGGCTGTTGAATGGGGTAAATTATCCCATTGTAAAAGAAAACAGGTAGGAGCTATTATCGTGAAAGGAAGGATGATCATTTCCGACGGATATAACGGTACCCCGACAGGATTCGAAAACCCCTGTGAAGATGAAGAAGGGTATACGAAGTGGTATGTGTTACACGCTGAGGCAAATGCGATCCTAAAGGTGGCATCTTCTACACATTCCTGTAATGGTGCAACACTTTATTTAACACTTTCACCGTGTAAAGAGTGCAGTAAACTGATACATCAGGCGGGTATAAAAAGGGTCGTGTATATTAGTCAGTACAAAGATGATTCCGGATTACAATTTCTTGCAAAAGCAGGCGTTCAATTAGAGCAAATATCCGATATAGAAGGGGAGTAG
- a CDS encoding FAD-dependent oxidoreductase, protein MFDVLVIGGGVAGMQCALILGSAYQKGFAKDKKIGIIAHQKASHLQSAELNNVIGLSPKTNGADVLNKSKTHLAQSFPHIKQIEKEKVHKVVRSDDHFIISTNRSSYKSRLVVIALGYTNFFNIEGLNEYLEPHQLSNPEKERIQLKNTNHLVEEGIYVAGTLAGWRSQFAIAAGSGAQVATDILTLWNDGKHAHVHDKLD, encoded by the coding sequence ATGTTTGATGTATTAGTGATCGGAGGCGGTGTTGCCGGGATGCAATGTGCCTTAATCCTGGGGTCTGCATATCAAAAAGGTTTTGCCAAGGACAAGAAAATAGGAATCATTGCACACCAGAAAGCATCGCACCTGCAATCGGCCGAACTCAACAACGTTATAGGCCTTTCTCCTAAAACAAACGGAGCAGATGTACTTAATAAAAGTAAAACACATCTAGCCCAATCGTTTCCGCATATAAAACAGATCGAAAAAGAAAAAGTGCATAAAGTTGTACGGTCAGACGATCACTTCATTATTTCTACCAACAGGTCCTCATATAAATCCAGACTTGTTGTTATAGCGCTTGGCTACACCAATTTCTTTAACATCGAAGGTTTAAACGAATACCTCGAACCACATCAGTTATCAAATCCGGAAAAGGAACGTATTCAACTGAAAAACACAAACCACCTGGTTGAAGAGGGCATTTATGTAGCCGGAACCTTAGCCGGCTGGCGAAGTCAATTCGCTATTGCTGCCGGAAGCGGAGCCCAGGTAGCCACCGACATATTAACCCTCTGGAACGACGGTAAACACGCTCACGTACACGATAAGTTGGATTAA
- a CDS encoding S41 family peptidase, which translates to MLKGKNYIWPLIILGTLALGVFIGGKLHFNDTPEKLFTTNSKKDKLNRLIDYIDFEYVDDVNTDSIVDVTVNNILDKLDPHSVYIPKEQAKRAAENMKGDFVGVGVSFYMYKDSLTVIRPIKGGPSYKAGVKPGDRILFANGDTLFGKKLASDEIISKLQGERNTPVNLKVYRKGEASLIDINIKRAEVPLPSVDAYYMLSDSLGYIKINRFAESTYQEFKTALDALLEEGMTALTLDLRDNPGGYMGIAEEIVDEFLETKKLIVFTKNKSGAIQESFATKKGDFEYGHVYVLINEKSASASEIVAGALQDNDRGTIVGRRSFGKGLVQREMGLGDGSSVRLTVSRYYTPTGRSIQRSYKNGTKDYFDNFYERYRNGELKNADSIKVADSLIFKTPKGKIVYGGGGIIPDVFVPINGTYKDESLDVLLKSDFTSFFAFELLDKDRTAYRDFTAKEFIESVEISDDITESFIDYSRNDRGLNIDLNPYKEALRKYIKAAIAEQLYGPNIKEQILNEGDHMLEKVLEISSPQPLEEKE; encoded by the coding sequence ATGTTGAAAGGAAAGAACTATATATGGCCATTAATTATTTTAGGGACTTTGGCTCTGGGGGTTTTTATTGGGGGGAAATTACACTTTAACGATACGCCTGAAAAGCTGTTTACAACCAATTCCAAGAAAGATAAACTGAACAGGCTTATCGATTATATCGATTTTGAATATGTAGATGATGTTAATACCGATAGCATTGTAGATGTAACGGTAAACAATATTTTAGATAAGCTTGACCCTCACTCTGTATACATTCCTAAAGAACAGGCTAAAAGAGCAGCAGAGAATATGAAAGGAGATTTTGTCGGGGTTGGAGTCAGTTTTTATATGTACAAAGATTCACTGACCGTTATTCGTCCGATTAAAGGAGGGCCGAGTTATAAGGCGGGAGTTAAGCCGGGCGACCGCATTCTTTTTGCCAACGGAGATACTTTGTTTGGGAAGAAACTGGCCAGCGATGAAATTATAAGCAAACTGCAAGGGGAAAGAAATACCCCGGTAAACCTTAAAGTGTATAGAAAAGGGGAGGCGTCGCTGATAGATATTAATATTAAAAGAGCCGAAGTTCCCTTGCCCAGTGTGGATGCTTATTATATGTTGTCCGATTCTTTAGGATACATAAAAATTAACCGTTTTGCAGAAAGTACTTATCAGGAGTTTAAAACGGCACTCGATGCTTTGCTGGAAGAAGGAATGACTGCTTTGACCCTTGATTTAAGGGATAACCCCGGAGGGTATATGGGGATAGCGGAAGAAATTGTAGATGAGTTTCTGGAGACTAAAAAGCTTATTGTGTTCACCAAAAACAAGAGTGGGGCAATTCAGGAAAGCTTTGCTACAAAAAAAGGAGATTTTGAATATGGGCATGTGTATGTGCTGATCAATGAAAAGTCAGCTTCTGCCAGTGAAATTGTTGCAGGTGCTTTACAGGATAATGATAGAGGAACCATTGTCGGACGGCGAAGTTTTGGTAAGGGTTTGGTGCAGCGGGAAATGGGGCTTGGTGACGGTTCTTCTGTAAGGTTGACGGTTTCCCGTTATTACACTCCTACAGGGCGTTCGATCCAGCGGTCATATAAAAACGGGACCAAAGATTATTTTGATAATTTTTATGAGCGATATCGCAATGGTGAATTGAAGAATGCCGACAGTATTAAAGTGGCAGACTCGTTAATATTTAAGACCCCGAAGGGTAAAATAGTATATGGGGGCGGAGGGATCATTCCGGATGTTTTTGTTCCTATTAACGGTACGTATAAGGATGAGTCACTCGACGTGCTTCTGAAATCGGACTTTACTTCCTTTTTTGCTTTTGAACTGCTGGATAAAGATCGTACCGCTTACCGGGATTTTACCGCTAAGGAGTTTATTGAGTCCGTAGAAATTTCGGATGATATAACAGAAAGCTTTATTGATTATTCAAGAAATGACAGGGGGCTGAATATCGATCTGAACCCATATAAAGAGGCTTTGAGGAAGTATATAAAGGCCGCAATAGCAGAACAGCTATACGGACCCAATATCAAGGAGCAGATTCTTAATGAGGGAGATCATATGTTGGAAAAGGTTCTTGAGATTTCTTCTCCTCAACCGCTTGAGGAAAAAGAATAA